The sequence below is a genomic window from Prinia subflava isolate CZ2003 ecotype Zambia chromosome 11, Cam_Psub_1.2, whole genome shotgun sequence.
TGAACACAGCTTGTGTTTGAAGCAGATATTCTTCACCTGATCTGTGCTGGGTTCAGTCACATTCAGGTGCCATCACACAGAGGCAGGGGCTCTCCTCTCACACCTCCACGGGATCTCCTCCCaaaagccctgccctgggctcagcactgctcctTCCCACAAACAACTGATGGCAACAGCAtcaccccacagctcctctgcagccaggaatgTGCACTGCCAGCAGACAGCCTGCTGAGGCTGACATTCCATGCTTCCCACAGTTTGCTTAACAGCAGCAGGGCTAATTTTCCGTTTCAGGAAACTGAATCTCTCACAGCCCTAACTCTTGTAAAaactttatatttaaaacaaaacaaaaaatgcaaaaccaaaaccacacactGCTGTTATCCCCTCAGTTTTCTTTAATTCCTTTACATTTTTGTTCTAATGTTTTATCTCTcggcttttttcttcctccttcccccttttcAACATCTACTGACTCCAGATATTTTACCACCAACAGTAAATCTCCTTGGTAAAAATCTTCAGGCTTCCCTATTTCATTTTTGCCATCATTTTTAATGAGCCACTTTTAACAGTCTATTGACAGAATATGCATAACCCAAGGAAGCAATCGCAGctcacatttttaaatgacaatTTCCTGGATCTCATTAAATGAGAACAATATAGAATCAGGCTTCTTTAATTGAGAATCTGATGCACTTCATATCAGTGAAAAGATATCAGTCAGTGAAAAGATAAAtaagaaagtgaaaatacaTATCATTAAAGCATAATGATTCTGAATTCCAAACTGAAATAGACTGTAGGCAGTATTTAGAATAAAAGGCAagcaaaggaagaaacaaaaatcggaaaacaaaaaccacctctcaaaagaagcagcatttaCAGAAGGAATGAAATGTAGACAAATATACTCGCATACTGAAGTTGTTGTTTTCAAAGAACTGCACTTCATTGTTCACATTCCTGGCACAAATGCTTTCATCATCTGCCCAGCAAGGACACCTGCACATTAAGGGAAAAGTCAGAAACACGATATGATGCTCACCATTAGCACCCCAGGattgtttttcccctctgttgTGAATCCAGTAATTTCAAACGTGATACATTTAATGTGAATAAATGACATCTGCATAGCAAGAAGTCAACAAGTGGACTTGGTTATTGTCTGCCCAGCTTTCCTCTGTGGTGCAAGGTGAGAGTGAATTTACAATGAaccacacacagacactcacaACCACAGATTCTGGCTTTCAGTTAGCAGCAAGCACTGCTTTGAAAGCCAACACCACACTAACAGCTCCATTTACCGGGATCAGATTTTGAAAACCACATTTCTTTGTAAACAATTAGCATCTGGAAGGCTTATTTACCAGTTCTGCATCTTTTTCTGTATAAAAGACTTTAAGCATTTTCCAGTTCTCAGATCATGGAGCTGCAGGTTGGGCACCCCTGCTGTGCCATCCTTAGCAGCTGCAAAAAAGCACAGTGGTTTTTGAGGCTTAAATCTGCTTCACCCCAACATCCCACCTCATGGTTCTGCTAGCGCCCAAACACGCATGAACTTCTTGCAAGCATGGAACTTCTGCCCCTGAGGGACCAAACCCATGAATGTTGACTGCTGCACCTATTAACCTCAGTCTGTCTGCAGAAAACTCACATTGGGAGGTACAGGGTTTCTACTCCCCCTGCACGGCTGCAACCACCAACAGCTGCACAGCTTTTTaatccaaaccaaaaaccaTCCTCACGGCAAACAATGGAGGCATGTTCTCCACTCCAATGTTTTGCTCTCACAGGAATGAGATGATTTTGTCCATTCCACCACAGTCACAGCTCTCTCTGCAAGCCATGCAAAATggttctgctgcttttaaacTGTCTGTACTCTCCTCCTGAccccagcctgcctgctgctgtcagtgctcTGCGGCAGACCCAGAACAGCTCACTCACAGTCTCTTGTCCAacagcctgtcccagctcccaggctcCCCAGGCCCAGCCTtgcccagctcttccctcccaAGGCAGCCTTTACACTGTCTGTGCCTCACAGGACTGCAGCTCTCAGATCAGGAACTCCAACCCccccagggaggcagaggagggaacAAAGCTCTGGACATGGAGAACCCTCCAGCCACGGGCCCCAGGGCAGGACACAACTGCTCCAAGGCAGGGtcccagctgccctgcctgcccaagAACACACACTGcctgcacagcacagtgcagcAGAGCACCTCCCAAAGCTCAGAAAACACGACTGACTCACAGTAACTCTGACAGAGCGTGGGCAAGCACGGCCAAGGCCAGCTCTCCTGGACAAGggcatccctccctcctccactGTGCTCCTGACTGCCCACAGGACTCTCTGCACACGTTCTGTACTGCTCATTTAGCCAATAAATGCACTGCAGGGGGCAGCCAGCTACTGCCTCCGACATGGATTAAGACATGCACAAACCCTGTGCTTCCACAGCTGGAACAATACTCACTTGCATAGGCCTGCCACGTTGCCAGAACATTATTCTTTGGTGAGAATTCAAGGCAAACTGTCTTTGGGAGATCAAAGGAATGCAGTAACTCAGCTCTGGTGACATTAACAACGTTGACTCTGGAATCAGAAACGGTATTTCAATAAAACATGCTTACAGTAGTTAATTAATAGCTGAGAGAATTGTTCAAGTATTTGACTATTCTAGATATGCTCCAAATTTggtcagtttaaaaaaataaatgaccAAATTGACCAAAAATCAGAAGAGCTGTTTTTGCCCCTCTCTTGTTTTTACTAAATTTTTCCACGAGcacattttaaaaccagaaaccGAAGCATGACAGAAATCAAGACAGGTGACCACTGGTCAAAATATAACACATACTTTCATCTGCAACACACGAGCTTTAAAGCAGAGGAAACTCTATAATGCACCTGATCTGTAAAAAGGAACCTTGTAACATTCACAAGGTGTACAGACTCATTATTTTCTGTGGACTCTACTAATAGATTAATCCCAGAGACCAGGTACtgaataaaaaaaccaaccaaagaaaGAAAGCATATCCAGACTGCACATGGGAGTATTACAAATAGGAGAAGAACAGCAAATATTTCATCTGAGAGTCAACAAACAAAGCCACTGATGAAACAATAAACTCCATTTAAAGAGTACATGCAAACACCTGCATTAACAGCAATCATCTTTACACAGACAAGAGTAAATGAGGCATAACTGATTCCATTTATTTCGTACAAGCTAAAAATTAAGATAATGAAATGCACCCACTTTTCTCCATTGCACCACGCAAAGAGGGAGCCATCCTTGCTAAAAGCAACAGCTTTGCAATTTTTTCCAGAAACCctaaagaaataagaaatacacATGAACATCCAACAGTGCCACAGTTAAGGTTTTCCTGACAAAAACGaacacagcagctttcctgctgtgctcctgagGAGCCCTGTCACAGTGCAGgccctgccacccctgctcAGGGACTGACACCTGGCAGAGAGAGCTCAGGCAAACGCAAAGCCTTCCAaaccatcaattttctgaaacCACCTGTATTCACACATTTTTCAATTCCAGAGCATACCTATACCTTTCAGAGAACAACTTCTTGAGTACCTTTGGAATGCCGTGCTCTCGGTGAAACTGGGGGGCCCATTCACCATGTACAGCCCTTCGGACCCTCTCACTGCAAAGGGAAACAAACAACTAATTTCAAACGCAGCAAATTCTCCAGAGCAGGTGTTTTTCTAATTTGTGAACCCTGAGGCATTCCTCCCCACACCTGCTGTTGGGAAATTCCACGGCATAACCGAGACTGCCCTGGCGCTCCCGCCCCGCCTTCAGCAACCCCCTCTGCGGGAACCGCGGGGTGAGACCTGCAGCCCAGCCCGCGCCCGTCTCACAGTAGAATGGTTCTGCTCACGCCCAAATGCAACTCCCCAAGGAGCCTCGGGGAGCCTTTTCACACTCCTTCAGTGCGACCCGCGAACTGCCCGGAGCTCTGCGGCTCCTCCGACACATCCCCACCGAGACCCGAACTCACAGCACACGGCCCAAAACCTGCCCTCAGCAACTGCGGCCCCACAGAGCCGGGTGAGGGGAACAGGCTGGTGTTTACAGCttgcaaagacagaaaaggaaaatacacaTCCCGTGCGTTACGGACAGTTTAAGCAGTGAGATACCGGAAAGGAACGCGACTTTCGGGAAGACCCTCACAATGCCCCGCGGGCTCCGAGCTGCCGGGAGCTGCCGGGAGCTGCCGGGAGCTGCCGGGAGCTGCCGGGAGCTGCCGCCGCGCCCTGCGGCGCTCCCCACGCACCGACCCCGGCCCCGCGAACGCCCCCCGGGTGCCCCGCGAGAAACCACCCGCGGTGAAGAACGAATCCCGGACAGGGGCCTCGGGAGCTCCCGCGGGCCGCGGCTCGGGCGAAGGGCCGGGGCGAGCAGCGGCACCCCAGAGGAGCGAGCACAGCGCCCGGCGAGCCCTGACCAGTGCCGGGAGCGGCACCCTCAACAACTCCACGACCGGGGCAGCGCACGCTGGGGAAGGGACGCACGGCGGACGCcgaggggcacagggcaggcacCGGAGGGGCGCCGGGCCACTCCAGCCCAACCTCGCACTCGCCTCCCCCGCACCAGCCCCGACCTCGACGCCGCCCGGGCCCCACGCACCTGCGAGCAGCGGCGTGGGCGGCGCCATCTTGGGGCGCGAGCGGAGCGGCGTTTCCGGTTCCGGGtcggcggcggcgcggcggccgcaGCGCGCGCCACGTTaccgggcggggcggggcccggggcgcgTGCGCGGGTTGGCGCGcgcgggccccgcccccggcgcgCTCCCGGCGTGCGGCGCGCGCGGTGCTGAcgcggcagcggcggccgggccggaCCGGGCCGAGCGCGGACATGGTGGCCAAGCAGCGCATCCGCATGGCCAACGAGAAGCACAGCAAGAACATCACCCAGCGAGGGAACGTCGCCAAGACCTCGgtgcgcggggccgggccgagccgggcgggcgcgggcgggggtggcggggccgggccgcgctgcGCTGACAGCGGTGCTGTGCCCGCAGAGAACGGCCCCGGAGGAGAAGGCGTCGGTCGGGCCTTGGCTGTTGGCTCTCTTCATCTTCGTGGTCTGCGGATCAGGTGAGCGGCCGCGCGCGGGCGGCCGGGtccggcggcggctgcgggccccggcgctgcccctccgggcccggcgctgcccctccgggcccggcgctgcccctccgggcccggcgctgcccctccgggcccggcgctgcccctccgggcccggcgctgccccggcggCGCTCGGGGCTCCGGAGCTCGCTGCTGGCGCTGCCCGGCGAGcgctcccctctcctctcttgCAGCCATCTTCCAGATCATCCAGAGCATCCGGATGGGCATGTGAGGGGCCGGTCCCGGGCCGTggcccgccggccccggccgccGCGGCAGCTGCCGAGGAGCGGCGCGCGGCACCGGCCGTGTCGCATTCCAGGTCCCTTCACGAGTCATTCCGAGTTTTCTAGCCCGTGCCACAGTGCCTTGAACAGCACCACATGTATAAAGCAATAAAAGTCTATTGTTGATCTACAATCGTGGACCTACTTATTCGCTGAAGATCCAGCCTGGTCTCTGTAATACGTGGTCCATGGGAACTGACATCTGTTGTAAACAGCGGTCCCCGATCAGTGTCGCCCTCGCTGTATAGCTGGAAATGGTTTCTCTGACGCCGGAGCCGGGATTCCTGCGGAGGCTGGAGCCGACTGCGCAGCATGTTCCCGAGGagcccccgcggccccgccgtgcATCCTCCGTGCGTGCGGAGGGCAGGCCCACTGCAGCATGTGGCAGTGCTGGCGCCCGTCCTCACGCCGCGGCACCGCCTGTAGCTTTGTCCTAATCCACGCGAAATGCTTGTCTGTGTAGGGGTAGTGGGGTGGAGAGGAACCGGCACGGCCGGGCGGCAGcggctcctggcaggacccgGTGCGGGAGCTTCGCGGACTGCAGGAGCACCGTGGCCAGACCTGCGGCTCACCAAGCCTCTCCTGGCCGTGCCTGTGCTGTAAATACTTCTTGGACAACTTTCAACAAGTGGTGATAGTTTTAAATTTGATGATGTTATGTGGGAATATTGGGTGCGGGGGGGGACATGCTGCCCCCCTGCCCACAGTTCTGCTTCTGTatgtgcagcccctgcagagtGTGGTGTGTCTTGCAATATATATTTAATCCTATTTAAGGTAAAACCTGCCTTCGACTCGATTTCTTTTAACAATGGATCCAGTACTTAACTGCTTCCCTACTGGTGATCACAGTTCCTTCTTCTGTAGACGACTGTAACTTGAGATCACATGGAAAATGCTGCTATTGATCATATTTCCCTGCTGATGGCCCTGactcctgctggctctgctctctgcgTGGTGACAACGGTGGTGGGAATTGCTCTGCTGGTGCACGCAGTTGctaaaggaagattttttttccaggtttcttAGTAGAAGACAAATTTTAAGTCTGGTTATACTAGAGATAATAGAAAACTAAATGGTTTGAGGTTAATGAAATGCTTGTTAGTTGCGAAGGAGCAGATCTTTTGTATGCGTTGTATTTGCATATGGAATCATCGGGGCTGGTGTGAGccggcgcggggccgccccAGGGCACGGGGACCTCTGTTGGGACACTTGTGTGCTGTGGCGGGGGAAGTCTGTATAATCGctgattttaaataaagttCTTTCCAAACGCAGGTTGTGTTCACTCTGACCTGGGCAAAGCAGGGCTCTGCGGGGTGTTGAAACTCGGCTGTTAACACCAAGCACAGATTAATTGGCTTTTCCCTGAGAGGAGCCACTGTGCCACGGGGCACCCCCATGCTCAGCTGTCTGGCTACGGGGCTACAGGacctgagctggggctgctctggatACCCTCAGCTActgctccctttccccctgGGGACCGGCCATCCCCCCATAGGTTCTGCAGGTGCCTTCTCCTCACCTCTTGTCTCTGCCTGCTGGGGATGCCACAGGCGGCCCAGGGGTCTGccccgccgctgctgctgctgcaggagtcaTTGGCTGCGCCAACACAGCGGCCGTTCTGGGGCTGCGGGAACGCTCAGGGTGCTGTGTACGAGTTGGTTCTTCAGGGGTCAGTACATTCTTGCTTTGGTGCAAGCTGGCCAcagagggctgtgcagtgcCGTGCCCTGCAGTGccggagctggggctgtgtgggggcATCTCTGGAGGGGCCTTCTggccccagctgggctctggctcCACATATCCAAGTACAAAAGCTGCAAAACACACATTTGTTTCTCTCTGAAACCTAACAGCAACACCCAAGTTTATTTCCCCTTGTGCGATGCAGCCTCTCATTTCCAGGCACTGGCAGCTGCCCCGTTCTGACGCCGGCCGTGCCCGTGCCACCGCTGCGGACGGTGGCGTTCTCCAGCTCGCTGAGTGACGTCATTAACACCTGCAACACACttgtttgttcttcttttcttctgtgaagccttcccaaggctggctgcagggctgcgcTTCAGGAACGCGTCCCGAGGGTCGCAGGGTTTGCTTCCCAAGGCGAGaggtccctgctctcctgccaggCCCTTCACAGCTGCTGCAACCGCACAAAGCGCTGCAGCCACGTCCCCGGCGCTGCGTCCGCGTCCCGCCCATTTGCGCGCACGCAGCTCCCGAGGGGAGCCGGCAGCGGCAGGAGCACGCGTTCTCCAAGAACCCCCTCGGCCGAGGCGGGAGCACGGCACAGGTGGCGGCAGCGTCGCTGGCAGGCAGGGCCACGGGGAACCGAggcagcggcggcggctccggggctgcggggacggcccgggagcggctccgggagcggccccgccccgccccacAGCGCCGCCCCGCGGCCGCCACGGGTCCCGCTGCGCCACCGCCGGTCCCGCCGGACCCGCCGGCCGCAGCCGGGGAAGGGGCTGGGCAAGGGGCGCTGCTGCAGCGGGGGGAGCGGCTGGGGAAGCGCctcagctccaggcacagccccccCGCAGCCGGGGAAGGGCCGCTCTGTGCCCACCTCACCTGGCACCTGCCCCGCAGCCGCCTCATTTCTGTGCCAGCCTCCTGCACACGCTCCCCTCCGAGCCAGGGCCGTGACCTTGAAGCTCTCCTCAGTAAGCATTTCCTCCGCATCCTCTACTGTTTCCGCAGCCTTTCCCCGCATCTTCTGTCCCCTCGTCTCCGAGACGCCGGGCCTAACTCAGAGCCACCTCTGCGCAACTTCACTGCATCCAGACCGTTCCCTGACACCACGACTGCAGCCCGCTCCCAACCCGTGCTAAAGCCCGTGCAGCAGCTGAATCCTTTCCCTTTATACCAAAGCTATGGAATAACACGGCAGACACGTGTTAGAGCACCCGCAGCTGGTCTGGAGCGCCGGCTCCCAGCGCCGGCCGCCCCACCCAGGCAGCCCCGAGCGCGGCGCTCCCGCGGCAGCCGCGTGTGCCGGGAGCAGCGGCGGGAGCGGCACACGCGGGGCAGCACCGGGGCAGCACCGGGGCAGCACCGGGGCAGCAccggggcagcagcagccgctCGCCACCGAGGCTCTCTGCCACCTGCTGGCACACAGCTACTAGCACCACGGCGGTCTCACTGAGAGAACTGCTGTTCCTTTCCTCAGGCTGCCTCTCGAGAAGTACCCGCAGCACTCCCAGACCCTTCCTGCCAGTTCACAGTGCTCTCACAAGCCGAGCTGCTGTCCAGAGCCGAATACAACTTATCTCTAGGAGAAAACTAAACACAAACACCCCAAAAGCAAACCTGacaggagcagagcaaagcaaagGCTAACAGGATCAGTTCAATCTTTGTTTCACCCCTTTTTCCGATTTACTAAATGCTTTTTGGAGAAAGCGTCTGTGCAGCGCCGCGGTGTGAAGGATGTGCCCGTCCCTGTCTCACCCCTCACTCACAGCGGAGCAGGCACTCCgagggcagcagagctcagtgctcctctgctcccagcaggaaaacagtGACCACCCGAGTCAAGGGCAGATGGCTCTGTTCTGTTTCACTCAAAAGTGAACTTCCATAGATGTTTTAATCAACTACTCACCTGAGGGACTCTTGTTCCCAGAAGACCTGGTTTGTCGCTTTTTTCTTACTTTACTAGCATCATCCTCACTGTACAGCTGGAGCCCCCACTGATCACACTGGAGAGGAAACACACATAGCTACtggaatattttgctttctaatCTGTGTGCATTAAACTCTCACAGCTGTGCTCACAGCACAGGggtgcagcaggcagaaaaCACCAATCCACACCTAATGGAAAGATTATTTTGGTGTTATTTCAGCAAGAACTTTTTAATAAGCACACAACTCGTGGTTTGTTTGAACTGTGCTGAACTGATGCTTaccaggaggaggagatgctTCTCAGTTTCCAGGCCATGGACACTTCTTTGAGATCTGAACACACCAAAACTTGGCAGTCCCCAGTGTTTCTTCTGGTTTACCTTAGACATAAAGCTGGGCAGAGTTAGACTGCGAAGGGCTCAAGTTAGATGTGCTAAGGTACTGAAGCACATTCACAGCAGTGACTCAGCAGGCACAGATGTTTATTTAGAGCTGTCAGTGCAAACCCAAACCCCTAAGGCTGCCACTGACAGCATCAgaagctgcttctcctcccaAGAGAAGAAACAAGTCTGTTGCATGAGAAGTGGTAACCCTGCACTGGTCTGTTACTGCCTCACTGACACTGTATTTCTTCACTTTGTTCAGAAAAGAGCTTCTGAATTTAATTATACTGCAACAACATCTACAGCCAAAAATGTCAACAAAACTggtttaatttcagaaaatgtgttaaaatatatatatatatttgtacatCAATTTGACACACTGCATTAGTTTACACAAATGATGGTCTTTCTTGAAACTGTATTTATgaaatgtacatttttaatttaaatactcAGTATACACTGCATTTAATCTGCATGTTGCAtttattaaatacattaaatcTGCAATGTAACAAAACGTTTTCTGCATACGAAATTCAAAACACCATTTTAAATGAACAAAAGATGGCTCACTTCATTCATTTGTTTTAACAACTAGTGCCTAACACACTAGCTTAGCTCCACCAACACCAgctgttctttctctttattgACATTGTTCACAGACTAGTACATATTACACTAAGAGTGCTGGATAAAAACATGAGGTACGGAAGTGGTTCAAAGATTACAGGTCATGCAATCATGCGAGACAGCAAAGAAAGTTGTGAATGAGGAAAacactaaataaaaaatacataaagaatgtgcattataaaataaaaaaaaaaaaaagaaaaaccaaaccaaaacaaaaaaccaacaaccaacTCAATTACACAGCTTTGCTTCTTTGGTTACAAAGTAGGTTGAACAATTTCACAGCTTTTTATTCCCacctaaaaaaccaaaccaaaaacgAAATGTCAAAAAGCAGAGGAATCATGGCCCCTTTCTCTCTATTAGAAAGTAGAAACAGAAATGAGCAAAGTTTTCTTCATCAAAATAGCCCATCACTTATTTATTATATCACA
It includes:
- the SERP1 gene encoding stress-associated endoplasmic reticulum protein 1 isoform X3, with translation MVAKQRIRMANEKHSKNITQRGNVAKTSRTAPEEKASVGPWLLALFIFVVCGSGERPRAGGRVRRRLRAPALPRRRSGLRSSLLALPGERSPLLSCSHLPDHPEHPDGHVRGRSRAVARRPRPPRQLPRSGARHRPCRIPGPFTSHSEFSSPCHSALNSTTCIKQ
- the SERP1 gene encoding stress-associated endoplasmic reticulum protein 1 isoform X2; its protein translation is MVAKQRIRMANEKHSKNITQRGNVAKTSRTAPEEKASVGPWLLALFIFVVCGSAIFQIIQSIRMGM
- the SERP1 gene encoding stress-associated endoplasmic reticulum protein 1 isoform X1, which produces MVAKQRIRMANEKHSKNITQRGNVAKTSRTAPEEKASVGPWLLALFIFVVCGSGERPRAGGRVRRRLRAPALPLRARRCPGGARGSGARCWRCPASAPLSSLAAIFQIIQSIRMGM